The genomic DNA ATGAAATATGTGCCGACAATTTTACTAACTGCGTCCATATCCTTATGCGATTCTTTCTCCTTTGTCCTCAGAAGACCGCGAAAGTAAGATTATTTCGGATTTTCGGCCAAAATGAATTCGGCAGTACTTCTTTAGCTCCATTCCACCATGCATTAAATGCTGACTGGATGCCATGCATCGCTTATTAGGTAGGTCAGTAGATATTTCCATGCATAACATCTAATGACCTGCATTGTCAAACATAGCACAGTCCTATCGTGTAAAATCGTCACATCGGCAGCACAGTATTATATAACAATATATAGTAAGTATGCCACGAGTCATTTTATTCACTCTGTCTTTGCTCGAACATTTTCTTGTTAATTTTAAGACGAATCGATGCTTGTTTACCAGGTGGGACCTGATCGCGGGAAGGATACCCGGGCGAACCGCAGAGCAAGTAGAAAGGTTCTGGATAATGAGACACAGTGAAGGATTTGCATTTCCCGGGaggagaaaggaaaataataagaaagcGAAAAATGGAGTTTTTATCCATTGACTTGCACTTGCAATTGCAATTGCTTTCCACATTTTCCTCCCTAAGCTTAGTGTAGTTGAATTTTGGGCCTTAATTTCTGGGTCATTTTCCACTTTGCGGGCCATTAGCTTGAAATCTGAATGATGGGCCTTTCTGACCCAAATGCTAGTTTATGTGGGCCTATAGTCAAGTGAGATTTCTACCGAAGATTcgttgaattttccagaaagTTCTTGTAATGTACGCAATCTTGGCTCTGACATTACTTTGCTGGATCCCGATCCCAAATCATTTTCAAAGTCTACTGGTCAACTTGACTCCGTTTTGCTCAACCATGGAAGTCTTGGTCCTCACTGACGCGACAATCTCGCAAGCCCTTTATTCATTCCATataatatattcattcataATTAAGATTTGCAGTCAAATCGTAagtgtgtttagttttagagttaaatagagttgaattttgattttaattgggttgaaataattgtattgttgaattacgAGAAAagatgtgaaaaagtaattaataattgagagaatttagtattaaaaattgaattgaatggttaaaaaaattgaaaaaagaagaagtaataattgtgttattgacttttgttgtgtagtgagtagagttaaagttagagttaaaattttaaaaatcgacCCTAAAACCGAACGTGTaagattttctattttcttttaaatcctCCAAAGCATGGGCGTGTAGTataagtattttatttatcggtcTGAGTGTTCTCTCTTCTCACGTCAATAGCAGTCTCTATATGGATTAcgttatactttacttttcgaTTTTCACTATGATCCATATAGAGTATGGTCTCAAGAAATTGAGAATGTATTACAACAATTGGAAGGATTTATGCAATTGTATCTAAGATTACTTAATGTGCTTTAGTCACatagttatttttatttgcaatAATCTCGGTGGATCTGCTATATTTTCTATCTCTGTAATGTGTCCTCTCGGACATTTTTCCCTTGTACCGATTTTTATCATCAATGTTCATTGattattgaggaaaaaaattattttatttatgggTTATGAGCATATCATCGTATATCGACATCTAAATGACGAGTTTGGATCATTAATGTACCTGAGCTTGACGTAAAACGGATACCAAACAAATGAATGGGGGAGGGGTTTTATTTCGCCGCATTGTGAGTCAACGCAGAAACCAACTGTCCGGTCCACAGTAAGTTTCTCGTAGAATGATACATttgtttttaatataaatatacatttaGTATTCAATTCAAgtgtttattatttaatttaagtgtttagtattttgTATAGTTTATCGCACTTAAATTGAAAACACTTgaactgaaaattaaaaaaaatatatttgtacTAATCACAAGTAGTGGCTCGTTTGGGATTGCAGGTTATGCAGTGGTGGCTTATGGAGGGAGTTTTCATATAAATTTGTATGGAAACTCTTGTAACTCTTCCTTCCATGACCCTCAACTCAAATAACCACTCAAAGTATAAAATACTTGAGctgaaaatatgaaatatattatCGCGACTCATCGTCATGCTAGACAGACCGTCTCTTTTGGAAGCAGTTTCCTCTTATATAACTTCCCgaatcatatatattaaatgttTCGATtctattgcatattttatttggaaaatttCGTCTACTATGGATGAATGTAAAGGATCGACATAATCTGTGGCGTGTAGCTTATAACATTGCCCATCAGCTAAAAAGTATGAGATCCCAATTAGCAACATGTATTCGTGTTGCTATTAAGCGGCAAACTAATAGTTGCAATGGGCTCTAAGCGTGTGTGtctttcaatttaatttttttaagtgttaaaaattaagtactgaatttttaaaagttgaatgaataagtgtttatttattttactctTGTTTGGTAGAACAACTGTCGGAGCCACTACCGTCCTCGATTTCCCCATCTTTGTGTTTTTGGTCGAACAAAGATGGGAAATTCAGGGGTGGCTTCAAACCGGTCCACCACCGTCCTAAATGAGGTTACTTACAGCATTGAGGTCATTGGCAACCTCATCAAGGGCGATGATGGCCGAGATTGGAGGCACTACCACCCTAGAAGAGGTTGTCGGCTACTTCATGTGCCGTCAGGGGTGGTGGTGGTCGGAATCTGAGCCATCACTGCTCCTTGCCGTCCTCGCGCGCACACACCCACGTctcccccccctccccccccttTCTTTTCTATCTCTACCCTTGTCTGTCCAAAGCTGAGTGGACTGACATGCGAAACACGTAAAAGTTGAGGGGTTTCGTTgcaataattataaaagaagCCCCCTCAACTGAGCgagttaataataataaaaaagtaggTTCCAcctacttaatcattaagcaTTTATTCGActgaattattaaattaagatgatttttattttactttattagACAAGTTTAATCTTATTAAGTGCTGCATGATTAATTTCAACACTTATTTTGtgttatcaaatcaatgctaAGTGTTGTATGGAATAAACATGGGGAGAACTTTACGATTTTTCAACTTTTGGCTCGTGCATAAATGAAGCATGGTAAAATCCTCATGACATCGCTTTAGAAAAGTTCCCTGAGAATTATATGGAATCGTAATTTATGTTAAGGATCGTGGGATCCCTTATTGAAATTATGCAAAAAGAATCTTGAATTTACAAAAATGACTCGATACCTCCTCCTGACACAATTTAATCTCTTGGGCTGGATGTGGACTAACCATTTTCCAAGTCCCACTGAAATTTTTAAGGCttataagtgaaaaaaaaaaagagattaaaAAGAATTGGTGTGTTGTGGTTGACTTTTAATTGCAAGGAGTCAACGATTAAGGTAAACTATGATTAGTCCAATTGTTAAGCTAACTACCACTTCACAGTCAGCCCTCGAGAATAACgaaattttttgttattgaCAAGCTTTGTATTGTTAATTCCGCACCTAATTTAAAGAAGTTTAGTTGATTAACTAaccatgtgattttttttttgcggtAATTTCGATGGACATTACTATGAGTAAATTTAAATGACATTCCTCAAGAACTTTTATTGATCTCATCGATCGATTTGCAATCACGTTTCAATACTGTATTTgtgtataaatatttatataaaatctCATTTACCAATTATCAATTTCTTTCTATTGGCAGCCCCAATGAAGTTTCTCAGCTTATTAACGCACCGTAAATTATATGACGAAGGTTATTAATTCTTCCTCATCATATTAGTATAGCAACGAGAAAGgactatttataaaaaatttatgctcGAAAATACAGATACAATCTCCACTTCCCCCTTCTCCTCTGGTCTTTTTCCCCCAAGGAAATTCTCATTATGCAAATCAACCAAATCATTTGCAGGCATTGTATTTACAAGGGAACTTCCTTCTCCTTACTCGGTGACAAAAACAAAGGAAATGGAAGTTTTGCCCAATCTCCCCacattcattttttaaattgcgTGACAATCCAGTCTACAATTTCTTTTACATTCTGTTAATATAAGACTCAGTTTCAGTTGAGAGAAAAACATCAGATTTCTTCATACTCTTCGATTATAGGTCTAAGCTTCGATGATAATAAtcaaaatccttttttttctttttcctttgatTTATTAGAATGAGATAATAGTCATCAAAGTCAGAAGAGAGTGATACAAATGACAATCAACTCGCACTATTAATCTATTTAGTGATCACTGATTTGCACGGTTGATTTGGAATGCCGATAACGAACTAATTCACGTGGGTGGTCTCTGAAGTTAATTTGTGCTTACTGCAATGGAATAATGGATATGAAATTAGTTAGCATATTAATTAGTTGCATGCACTACTATGAgcatatatgtttatttttttgggtagatcAATAAACATGGCAAAAATGAGGAAGAACTTGCATTGCATGACCCAGTTCTTTGCCAAACTGCCAAACCAAATAAAGAGTAAACTAATGactctttcttatttttttccagtGTACTTCCTGATTTATGAAAGATCAATAAGTCCCGACTAATCCTGTTCAAATCTATTGACTcactaagagataaaactcttatagcgtaaatttttttttttcatttacaagactcgaatccaagaccttatttaaatggaataaaTATCAAACCACTTGAATCAGTTCATGTTGTTTgacttttttcttattttagttataattttataattttcacccctctaatttaatttcataaattcaaACTAGACTAGATCAATTAAAAAATCTCGATTGTTTGCATATATATCCAAATTGAGCTAATTATCATTTGAAATACTTTGCATGCAGGTCGCCGTGAGATGCGGCGGGTCGTCTCCTCCTCCCCTCCCTCTGGGCATGCCATGCCATGCCATGCCATGCCATGCCAATGCTATGCCATGCATGTCAAAGTGGAGCGTATGTTAAGGTTCCAACTCATGACGTCATCATCATCTCCCCCACTTTTCAAgttttcatcatcatcatcatccgaTCAATCTTTGCatagattctttttttattttttttggtgaatccTGCATTGATTGTTTTAAATCGATTAAATTCGTTCTTTCCTCACTTGATGATTAGGActttttaattagttattacctataaaataaaataaaaaaagaaagaaagatttttCAATGAGTTAAGTTTGGGAGCAATAACGCGGAACGAGGTTTGAAGATTCTTCGTCGACTGGACGTGACCTCCCCACCTCACCACACGCACCTTCTCCATGCATCTCGACTCTCTATACTATCCTTCTCCCCCTcctatgaaaaaaaaaaaaaaaaacacaatcGAACGCGACGTAAACAACCGAACTCCGACTGATCTCGATCAATAGATTTCATTCATTAGATGAGTGAAACcccatatatatgatataaaaaaatgttaaatacTCTTACAAGAAGTTCGCAaataaaatcatcatatgtCAAAATGCCATTAGATGCTGATAGAATTACATCCGTCGTCATATAAAATTGTGAATGGTCGATATATGGACGTACTCAGCTTCTTCGAAGAGTAGAGGTGAGGGAGATCATCATAGATGCTTTCCATTCAATGAAGAAGGAACGGGTCAGCAAATTGACTTCcctttaataattaaattactgTTTGAATGACGAATATTTCTAAGCAATTCCGACGACCGAAGACCGGTCCTACACGAACGAGCATGAAAGTCACAGTCAAGCCAAGAGCTCGTCTTTTTCATTCAGTCATTCATTTTTCTAAGTCAAAATCAAATgatctcctctcctctcctaattctctctaaattttctccattcaaaaaaaaaaggccttCCCTTTCTCCATTCATTCCCCTTCCCCAATAAAATcccaacccccccccccccccccccccctacTTCCCCTTCCACGTACATTCATCGAACAATCCTCGGCAATATACTCAAACAACGACCTTACCCCTTCCCGAATCGAAACTTCTTATATTTTCTGGACATCCCTTTTCGTCTCATGTCATAAGTCGAGCCCGGTAGACGTCTTCGCTCTCTATCTGGCCCTCCCCTCATGTCTGCATGTAATATCCGTTCAAGTGATTTTCATGATTCACATCGGCGATCTTGTGACATGACTATATCGAAATTGTTATAACTGTGTTGGACTTCCGTCAACGGTAGCCAGTTAGCTAGCTAGTTTACTTATACGTACGTACTCAGTAACCCTACCCTGTCTAGCTAGCTCGAAGCTACTGACCGACTATAAGCTCTTGTTGTCCTGTTTTTGCTATTTAATTATCACGTCTTGCTGTGCATGGAGAACATGGGGGACTGGGAGAGGAAGAATCTGATCAACGAGCTGATACAGGGGATGGAGCTGGCGAAGCATCTCCAACTCCACCTCaattccccttcttcttcaaatGAAACTCGCGAGGCTTTAGCCGTGGGAATCTTAGCTTCGTACCAGAAGGCGCTGTCCATGCTCAGCTGGAGGAGTCCGATGATGGGGGAGCCATCATCGGCAGTGGGAGCCGGAGTAGGGACCTTCCGCAAGTCCGAATCGCCACCTTCTTTGAGCGGCGGAAGCCCCCATAGTGGAGACTCCGATCGGGAAGTCAGGGACCAAGAGCATGGGGACGCTTCTAAGAAAAGGTACTTCAAATCTATTATCACATTCTATAATCATTTATTCTagctaattaaattatttagtcTCATACTTTACCGCCACAATATATACTCGAATTAAAGTTCTACCTTTATGCGAATAAACAGGAAAGCGGTGGCTAGATGGACTAAGCAAGTTCGGGTTGGCCCAGGAGTAGAGCTCGAATGCCCTCTCGATGATGGTTATAGTTGGAGAAAATATGGACAGAAGGACATTCTCGGAGCCAAATTTCCAAGGTAAGATCGACGAACTATACTTTATGTTCAGGATCAGTTCTAAATAATCAAAGATAATTCCATTTTTCATCCGAGTTGACACATCACTCTTGATCgctaaaatatgatttttgcATGCAGGGGTTACTATAGATGCACTCATCGCAACATCCAGGGGTGTCTGGCCACAAAGCAAGTCCAGCGATCTGACGAGGACCCGATGGTCTTCGAGATAACTTACCGAGGAAGACACACATGCAATGAACCCGCTCGGGGAATAAATCCGCAGACGTCCACACCTGAACAGAACCACCAGCACCAGCAGCAACATTTATCACCAGAAATCCTGCAAAACCTTAGAGGCCTTCGGGTCATAACCGAGGATTTGGATTCCCAGAATCAGCCACTATTCCCTCACTTCAACTTCACTCATACGCAGAGCTTTCTGCCTCCATTCGTGTCATCTGGCGGGAACGATGTATTGCAGGGGAACGCCGAGCAGAGTAGTTTCCATATTTCCGGATCGGACCACCTCTCCGAGATTGTTTCTGCTGCTACTTCAAGAACCAACTCGACCACACCCGGGTCGATTGATTACAGCATCAGCGAGTTCAATCAAAACACTCCGTTTGGCAGTCCCGATTTCTTCAAATAATCCATAGGGTAACTGGGAAGGTGAAGTAGTTTAGGAAATTTTCCTAGCAACTAGAGATATTCGAAGAAATCTTCTAGGTTTCGctcttttttcgtttttttgttttcatttttccccAGTAGAAAAACATTATgctttatcttcttctttttttttccctccctttcttttacgcatcATGTAATGGAAGATATTTCGAGGTAAGAGACCCCCTTTGTAGACAATTCTAAAGCTACCGTGACTGTAATGCTTAATGAATAAGAATTCAACCTATTGAATTGACATTTTCATCGGATACCACCGTTTCTTTCGAGGTTTCATGCACCTTCTATTATATTTGGCCGGTTCCGGGGCTCCCTTGGATGAATGGATCCGAAAAAGGGGTGGAAGATGCTGAATTCAAATCCTAAACAGTAAATGACAAGATGAGGATTATCCAAGACATTGATTCAACAATTCAACAGAGTTTAGCAAAAACAGAAAGGGGCTAGGAATCCAGAGATTGTAAGACTGATGAAACTACATGCAGAGATCCAGTGACTACAATCACACCCGAATTTCCACTCCATCTTCTCCTGAGTATTCGATTGGCAATCTCCATTGAATCAGCTAATGAGTGGCCCGAGGCCAATACAGTTCTACTATCCGATTCCATATGGGGTGAACCGCCAAGCTTTTCTCCAAATAGTTCTTGATATTCAGGCATTCTATCATGAAGGGTGTTGAAACTAAGTTCCTCAGATGCTTGAATCCAGCAATCTTTTAAGGAAGCAGAGGAAGTTGTACGGCTGTCCCCTCCAGCAATATCAACTTCAGTTAGAAAGATGGCCTCTAATCGTGTGCCTGAAAGAGCAAATCCGGTTTCATGCAGGCAAAATACAAAAGATTCTAAGCAGGCTTCACGAACTAATACTACGACtttccataaaaaataatggaaaATACAGAACTATTAGAAGAACGCAAATTGATGAATATCAACACAAGCGGCAAACGTGACAACTAATTACCTGACAGAAATTCCTTTGCAAATCCAATGTGGTCCTTATCACTAGCCATTGCAACGACAAGGGCCAATCTCGGGGCAGGAAAGACCATCTTTATTGTGTTAACTAGAGCTCTAGCAGAGTCTTTCGTGTGTGctgagaaaatgaaaaatgcagaaaacacattaatttttttaagactATTTAAAGTTctagaatataaatatatatatattttttttcttccgaTATTTTTCCCCCTCTATAGACAATAAAGCTCTACCTCCATCCAACAGTACTGTCGCTCCTGACAATTTTAACTTTGAAGCCTCATCGCGCAACAAAAATTGGCTTCTCCCAAGCAAGTAAGTGCGCTCCAAACCAGCTCTAATAGCCTCCTCAGAAACTTTCCATCCTGAAGTTTGAGGAGAAGGCCCTTATAACTTAAATACTATTCACAAGAAGAAAAGTTCTTCAAGAGTATCAGACTTCCATACCACAAAAAAGTAACTAAGAAAGAACCTTTCTTATCTTACCTGAACCACGAAGGCACAGCGCGGCACAAGTGGCAGTTGCTGCATTCTGAAGCTGATGATCGCCAAGCATTGCTAATTTCACATCCAACAACTGAACAGACTGCATTGAAACATCTTCACAATAAGTTCATGAAACTCTAATTATTTAGAtctcaataatatataaagaaacaaaattataGAGATCATACAAGCTCGAAGTCCCCCTCGACTTTTAGCAATATATCACAGGACTGACAAGGCCTCCCATTTATCATGCTAATGCCTTTAATAGCACTTTTGTTGCCACTGCCTGATGCAAAAAGTACTGGTGAACACAATGATGATGCTTTCTCACAAAGAATATGCTCAATATGTGGAAGAAAGGGGCCGCCCAACACAACCTGAAATTTTTAACCGCACAAATGGTAAAAACAGGATTACTCATATACTCAGACCATACCATTTACTCGAAATGTCAGGTCATAAGGGAGAGAAAAGGGCTTAAATTCAAGAATGacaaagatatatataagaatCTCTCAGAAATTGAAGGAAGCTGTGACTGTGTCCACTGGGTGCCCTTCCATTACATATTTAAGTGCGTTGACAGTACTGAACATTATATCAGTGGAATAATAAAGCGGAATGAGCTAAAATAAGTACAAAGCAAGGACAACCTAACCGGACGACTGTGCTTAATTATTCCCGATTTTGCCACTGCTATGCTCTCCAAGGATCCTCCTAGAGCTTCCAAATGTTCCTCTCCAATAGTTGTAATGACTGATGCAAGAAGTTCTGCGCTGCAAATGACATTTGTGGCATCACGTGCACCGCCCAGGCCTGCCTGTTACATTGTCAAGAATAAAAACACTAGTTGTtaactccaaaaaaaaaaaaaaggaaaaataaatttgaggATTAACTACATTATTGATGTCATaatggggagagagagaggtaaTATTTTGGTACAGGAGAGCTTAAGGAGAGTTTCCAGTACATGACCTCTATAACTGCAATTTCGACATTCTCTTGTGCAAACAGGGCAAAAGCTATAGCAGTGAAAACCTGAAGATCATGAAGTTTGTAAGTGAAAGTGGACACAAAATCCAGAATTTTCAACAAACAACTCTAGTTCATGTGATGAGAATACCTCAAAATGACTGAGTGACCCATTTTCAATCTCTATCGACTCATCAAGGATCTCTTTTATCCGACGAA from Punica granatum isolate Tunisia-2019 chromosome 2, ASM765513v2, whole genome shotgun sequence includes the following:
- the LOC116195991 gene encoding probable WRKY transcription factor 30, translating into MENMGDWERKNLINELIQGMELAKHLQLHLNSPSSSNETREALAVGILASYQKALSMLSWRSPMMGEPSSAVGAGVGTFRKSESPPSLSGGSPHSGDSDREVRDQEHGDASKKRKAVARWTKQVRVGPGVELECPLDDGYSWRKYGQKDILGAKFPRGYYRCTHRNIQGCLATKQVQRSDEDPMVFEITYRGRHTCNEPARGINPQTSTPEQNHQHQQQHLSPEILQNLRGLRVITEDLDSQNQPLFPHFNFTHTQSFLPPFVSSGGNDVLQGNAEQSSFHISGSDHLSEIVSAATSRTNSTTPGSIDYSISEFNQNTPFGSPDFFK
- the LOC116195989 gene encoding dihydrofolate synthetase, with the protein product MRAFVKLVAPLSPFPLRRAPLHPIRRALGLTRGSQMSSEDRKMGELAAYLDSLKNYEKSGVPKGAGSDSDDGFDLDRMRRLLGRLGNPQSKFKAVHFAGTKGKGSTAAFLSNILRAEGYRVGLYTSPHIRTMRERIVVGKLGEPVPALTLDGLFRRIKEILDESIEIENGSLSHFEVFTAIAFALFAQENVEIAVIEAGLGGARDATNVICSAELLASVITTIGEEHLEALGGSLESIAVAKSGIIKHSRPVVLGGPFLPHIEHILCEKASSLCSPVLFASGSGNKSAIKGISMINGRPCQSCDILLKVEGDFELSVQLLDVKLAMLGDHQLQNAATATCAALCLRGSGWKVSEEAIRAGLERTYLLGRSQFLLRDEASKLKLSGATVLLDGAHTKDSARALVNTIKMVFPAPRLALVVAMASDKDHIGFAKEFLSGTRLEAIFLTEVDIAGGDSRTTSSASLKDCWIQASEELSFNTLHDRMPEYQELFGEKLGGSPHMESDSRTVLASGHSLADSMEIANRILRRRWSGNSGVIVVTGSLHVVSSVLQSLDS